The following are from one region of the Stigmatella ashevillena genome:
- a CDS encoding DUF5985 family protein has protein sequence MVEAVYILCGLTSLACTVLLLRGYRRTRARLLLWSGLCFVALAVSNVILFVDLVLFPGRDLAVWRSASALVGIGTLLYGLIWDSA, from the coding sequence ATGGTTGAGGCGGTCTACATCCTCTGTGGCCTGACGAGCCTGGCGTGCACGGTGCTGCTGCTGCGCGGGTACCGCCGCACGAGGGCCCGGCTGCTGTTGTGGAGCGGGCTGTGCTTCGTGGCCCTGGCGGTGAGCAACGTGATCCTCTTCGTGGATCTGGTGCTCTTTCCGGGCAGGGATCTGGCGGTGTGGCGCAGTGCCAGCGCCTTGGTGGGGATTGGCACGTTGCTCTACGGGCTCATCTGGGATTCGGCCTAG
- a CDS encoding chemotaxis protein CheB, with translation MSPLGLLVVGAPREALAEVQAALSMLPTRMPVPVVLVVHRGRHEVLAGPLGHRCPLPVVEPDDKQALLPGRVYLAPAGYHLLVDGGCVCLSREPAEHGQRPSIDALFESASEAHGPGVAGLLFGGHDDGWAGLAALREQGGCAAVIHAEEETDGVERVPLGGVKDWLARLVSGTRMKVLP, from the coding sequence GCGGAGGTGCAGGCGGCGCTCTCCATGCTGCCCACGCGGATGCCCGTGCCGGTGGTGCTGGTGGTGCACCGGGGCCGCCACGAGGTGCTCGCCGGTCCCTTGGGGCACCGCTGCCCGTTGCCGGTGGTGGAGCCGGATGACAAGCAGGCCCTGCTGCCCGGCCGGGTCTACCTGGCGCCCGCGGGGTACCACCTGCTGGTGGATGGCGGCTGTGTCTGCCTCTCTCGCGAGCCGGCCGAGCATGGCCAGCGGCCCTCCATCGATGCGCTCTTCGAGTCGGCCTCCGAGGCGCATGGGCCCGGCGTGGCGGGCCTGCTCTTTGGAGGGCACGATGATGGGTGGGCGGGGCTCGCCGCGCTGCGCGAGCAGGGGGGCTGCGCGGCGGTGATTCACGCGGAGGAAGAGACCGATGGCGTGGAGCGGGTGCCGCTGGGCGGGGTGAAGGATTGGTTGGCGCGGCTCGTTTCCGGAACCCGGATGAAGGTACTGCCATGA
- a CDS encoding ABC1 kinase family protein: MASDSDDTLPPQGRFNRLRKLAGLSAQLGAEVLKSGARRVAGQEQELLSKGMAEKLVATLGDLKGAAMKFGQAVSMDPDLMTPEVRQVLARLQNQAPAMGYETVARVIQDELGAAPEALFRQFDREPLAAASLGQVHRAVLEDGRPVVVKVQYPGVGESLQGDLDNLGLVVKTVSKAAKRIDGTAYFQELREEMLLELDYRREARLCQNFVRGVERLPDLKVPEVIESHTSGRVLTLELLEGQTLKDWVVTEPSAEERFRVARQLIRAIYGPFFFAGEIHADPHPGNFMVMKDGRLGLLDFGSIKSFSERFVDANRLMFLQAMKREPMDVLGLSREVGFTVELPEEEAEALIRELLAIVGRPMRSEAYDFGACEINRDMRRHFTQNAGRFLKIRPPAEGVMFFRSTGGLMHNLKLISAKGDFRAVYMEVADLLA; this comes from the coding sequence ATGGCTTCCGACTCCGACGACACGCTCCCGCCTCAAGGCCGCTTCAACCGGTTGCGCAAGCTCGCGGGGCTCTCCGCGCAGCTGGGCGCCGAGGTGCTCAAGAGCGGCGCCCGCCGCGTGGCCGGCCAGGAGCAGGAGCTGCTCAGCAAGGGCATGGCCGAGAAGCTTGTCGCCACCCTGGGAGACCTGAAGGGCGCGGCGATGAAGTTCGGCCAGGCGGTCTCCATGGACCCGGACCTGATGACGCCCGAGGTGCGGCAGGTGCTGGCCCGGTTGCAGAACCAGGCCCCCGCCATGGGCTACGAGACGGTGGCCCGGGTGATTCAGGACGAGCTGGGCGCCGCCCCCGAGGCCCTCTTCCGCCAGTTCGACCGGGAGCCGTTGGCCGCGGCCTCCCTGGGGCAGGTGCACCGGGCCGTGCTGGAGGATGGCCGCCCGGTGGTGGTGAAGGTGCAGTACCCCGGGGTGGGCGAGTCGCTCCAGGGGGACTTGGACAACCTGGGCTTGGTGGTGAAGACCGTCTCCAAGGCCGCCAAGCGGATCGACGGCACGGCCTACTTCCAGGAGCTGCGCGAGGAGATGCTCCTGGAGCTGGACTACCGGCGCGAGGCCCGGCTCTGCCAGAACTTCGTGCGCGGCGTGGAGCGGCTGCCGGATCTCAAGGTGCCCGAGGTGATTGAGTCGCACACCTCCGGGCGCGTGCTGACGCTGGAGCTGCTGGAGGGCCAGACGCTCAAGGACTGGGTGGTGACGGAGCCCTCCGCCGAGGAGCGCTTCCGCGTGGCGCGCCAGCTCATCCGCGCCATCTACGGCCCGTTCTTCTTCGCGGGCGAAATCCACGCGGATCCGCACCCGGGCAACTTCATGGTGATGAAGGATGGGCGCCTGGGGCTTCTGGATTTCGGCTCCATCAAGAGCTTCTCGGAGCGCTTCGTGGACGCCAACCGCCTCATGTTCCTCCAGGCCATGAAGCGGGAGCCCATGGACGTGCTGGGCCTGAGCCGCGAGGTGGGCTTCACCGTGGAGCTGCCCGAGGAGGAGGCCGAGGCGCTCATCCGCGAGCTGCTGGCCATCGTCGGCCGGCCCATGCGCTCGGAGGCGTATGACTTCGGGGCGTGTGAGATCAACCGGGACATGCGGCGGCACTTCACCCAGAACGCGGGCCGCTTCCTGAAGATCCGCCCGCCCGCCGAAGGGGTGATGTTCTTCCGCTCCACCGGCGGGTTGATGCACAACCTGAAGCTCATCAGCGCCAAGGGCGACTTCCGCGCCGTCTACATGGAAGTCGCCGACCTGCTGGCCTGA
- a CDS encoding DUF5985 family protein, translating into MVLKAMLNGALVMGCLACALFFVRFWRASRDRLFAFFALAFLGMGFNWLALALLEVDDERRHFVYVLRLISFLLILYAIWDKNRVGRGKVS; encoded by the coding sequence GTGGTGCTCAAGGCAATGCTGAACGGAGCCTTGGTCATGGGGTGCCTGGCGTGCGCCCTGTTCTTCGTGCGCTTCTGGAGGGCTTCGAGGGATCGCCTCTTTGCCTTCTTCGCGCTGGCCTTCCTGGGCATGGGCTTCAACTGGCTCGCCCTGGCCTTGCTGGAGGTGGACGATGAGCGGCGCCACTTCGTCTACGTCCTGCGGCTCATCTCCTTTCTCCTCATCCTCTATGCCATTTGGGACAAGAACCGGGTGGGTCGTGGGAAGGTATCCTGA
- a CDS encoding response regulator produces the protein MSETKIRILVVDDDQDQLVLAERTLSAYGFDVRTHRSSLGVSNLVRSAAPDLVLLDVNIPALSGDKVLSLARAQAPLGTKFILYSASDESKLRSLALSSGADGYISKSVQGADLAKKLTDLYKRGRTAAPAGTAPHALNK, from the coding sequence ATGTCGGAAACCAAGATCCGAATCCTCGTCGTGGACGACGATCAGGATCAGCTCGTGCTGGCCGAGCGCACGCTCTCGGCATACGGCTTTGATGTTCGCACGCACCGCTCATCGTTGGGCGTGTCCAACCTGGTGCGCTCCGCCGCGCCGGACCTGGTGCTGCTGGACGTGAACATCCCCGCGCTGAGCGGGGACAAGGTGCTGTCGTTGGCGCGCGCGCAGGCGCCGCTGGGCACCAAGTTCATCCTGTACTCGGCCTCGGATGAGTCCAAGTTGCGCTCCCTGGCGCTGTCCTCGGGAGCCGACGGCTACATCTCGAAGAGTGTCCAGGGCGCGGACCTGGCCAAGAAGCTGACGGACCTCTACAAGCGGGGCCGCACGGCGGCACCCGCGGGCACCGCGCCTCACGCCCTCAACAAATAG
- a CDS encoding serine/threonine-protein kinase produces MGWNGDWDGDGDGVDSPAPGVDAEALTGQHFGSFRMVRELGRGGMGAVWLAEHALIQKRVAVKVLHAHLVRDQRLVERFLSEARTLTLIQHPNVVSLFDLNLREGRPYLVMEYLEGQSLDTFAQGPLAPALAVGLLSQVCDALGAAHAHGIVHRDLKPANVFLVPTAQGGHRVKLLDFGIAKLLAPAPEGVTATQSGTLLGTPEYMAPEQCGGERVDGRADLYAAGVLGYLLVTGQLPFTGSHPAEMLLAHMMKPPPLAHEACAAVPPALSRVLVRAMAKRPEDRFASAAELREALQQAVRPEPPAPRPPLTVQVRVKGASSPRVLRGERAGRLGLFLHAEGALPPLLEDVALRLQGAGGELDCMGQVVRHVCAEQAQAWRMSPGFGIQLRDTSAGFLQTFERLLSGEPLKGPVPLSLPVWQDAQVDAVLRSFQGGGDHYEVLGVAKDAPAEGIRRRAREARAVLEPLLERPLSPALRARVEQALARAGEALHTLGHLERRTEYDASLRNLEGLLRCLSEGLTLTALEQCRARFLSQHRVPQGRATLHLATGLAFAAQGELHQALDAYEQALRVDPLHWEVLKRWRMLRAQLRRGTAPTTGAPR; encoded by the coding sequence ATGGGTTGGAACGGCGATTGGGATGGCGATGGGGACGGCGTGGACTCGCCGGCGCCCGGGGTGGACGCGGAGGCGCTGACGGGCCAGCACTTTGGCAGCTTCCGCATGGTGCGCGAGCTGGGCCGCGGGGGCATGGGCGCGGTGTGGCTGGCCGAGCATGCGCTCATCCAAAAGCGCGTGGCGGTGAAGGTGCTCCACGCCCATCTGGTCCGTGACCAGCGGCTGGTGGAGCGCTTCCTGTCCGAGGCGCGCACGCTCACGCTGATCCAACACCCGAACGTCGTCTCGCTCTTCGACTTGAACCTGCGCGAGGGGCGCCCCTACCTGGTCATGGAGTACCTGGAGGGGCAGAGCCTCGACACGTTCGCGCAGGGGCCCCTGGCGCCCGCGCTGGCCGTGGGGCTGCTCTCTCAGGTGTGTGACGCGCTGGGGGCCGCGCACGCCCACGGCATCGTCCACCGCGACCTCAAGCCCGCCAACGTCTTCCTGGTCCCCACGGCGCAGGGTGGGCACCGGGTGAAGCTGCTCGATTTCGGCATCGCCAAGCTCCTGGCACCCGCTCCGGAAGGGGTGACGGCCACCCAGAGCGGCACGTTGCTGGGGACGCCGGAGTACATGGCGCCCGAGCAGTGTGGCGGCGAGCGCGTGGATGGGCGGGCGGACCTGTACGCGGCTGGGGTGTTGGGCTACCTGCTCGTCACCGGCCAGCTCCCCTTCACGGGCAGCCACCCGGCCGAGATGCTGCTGGCCCACATGATGAAGCCGCCGCCCCTGGCACACGAGGCCTGCGCCGCGGTGCCCCCGGCCCTCTCGCGCGTGCTGGTGCGCGCCATGGCCAAGCGCCCGGAAGACCGCTTTGCCTCGGCCGCGGAGCTGCGCGAGGCCCTTCAGCAGGCCGTGCGCCCGGAGCCCCCGGCGCCGCGGCCTCCCTTGACCGTGCAGGTCCGGGTGAAGGGGGCTTCCTCTCCCCGGGTGCTGCGGGGGGAGCGCGCGGGCCGCTTGGGCCTCTTCCTCCACGCGGAAGGCGCCCTGCCGCCCCTGCTGGAGGACGTCGCGTTGCGGCTCCAGGGGGCGGGAGGCGAGCTGGACTGCATGGGCCAGGTGGTGCGGCACGTGTGCGCCGAGCAGGCCCAGGCGTGGCGCATGTCGCCGGGCTTTGGCATTCAATTGCGCGACACCTCGGCGGGTTTTCTCCAGACCTTCGAGCGGCTGCTCTCGGGCGAGCCTCTGAAGGGACCGGTTCCCCTGTCCCTCCCGGTCTGGCAGGACGCGCAGGTGGACGCCGTGCTCCGGAGCTTCCAGGGAGGCGGGGACCACTACGAGGTGCTGGGGGTGGCGAAGGACGCGCCCGCCGAAGGCATCCGCCGCAGGGCCCGCGAGGCCCGCGCGGTGCTCGAGCCGCTGCTCGAGCGGCCCTTGTCTCCCGCCCTGCGCGCGCGCGTGGAGCAGGCGCTGGCCCGCGCCGGCGAGGCCCTCCACACCCTGGGCCACCTGGAACGGCGGACGGAGTACGATGCCAGCCTGCGCAACCTCGAAGGGCTGCTGCGCTGCCTCTCCGAGGGGCTCACCCTCACGGCCCTGGAGCAGTGCCGGGCCCGCTTCCTCTCTCAGCACCGTGTCCCCCAGGGGCGCGCCACGCTCCACCTCGCCACGGGCCTGGCGTTCGCGGCCCAGGGCGAGCTGCATCAGGCCCTCGACGCGTATGAGCAGGCGCTGCGCGTGGATCCGCTTCACTGGGAAGTCCTCAAGCGCTGGCGCATGCTACGGGCCCAACTGAGGAGGGGGACGGCCCCTACCACCGGGGCCCCCCGCTGA
- a CDS encoding response regulator, which produces MSEEPPVASILLVDDHLQNLVVLGAALEPLGQRLVKATSGREALRRLEEEDFAVILLDVRMPDLDGYQTAHLIKAQERTRHIPLLFLTALQREDQHLLRGYAQGAVDYLLKPFEPEVLRAKVAVFVDLHRRNEALKLREVRLREQEREALLRQGEAHARALLTAMPQAVWAARPDGTQAWCNAAWTALLGGNGAGPETHSLVESVHPGEREAVLAGIREALRFGRPWDGQHRMGRPESYRWHHLKVTPLPASAEAWSGFLCTATDIDDEHRTQQISQLLSHASVMLSSSLDYHATLARLAQLVVPRFADWCTVDVFDRGASLAGLTRVAVAHAEPGKAERVLELHQRYPAREDDLSGVARVLLTGQPELLSELPEPMLRRMATDEAHLELLREVGHQSRICVPIRARERNFGALTFGISGARHRYDRRDVALAEELGRRAAMAMDNALLYRDAQRAQQEAQEANRLKDEFLATLSHELRTPLTSILGWTQMLLRRDDLDEAGRRRGMETIERNARLQRQLVEDLLDVSRIAAGKLTLDLREVPLREVVEAALESVRPTAEARGVVLQAEPGEVSESVLADPTRLQQVLWNLLTNALKFTDRGGRVRLEARRDGAFVALTVSDTGKGIEPGFLPHVFERFRQGNTGRGHGGLGLGLAIVRTMVELHGGTVEVRSDGPGTGATFTVLLPLHAGLDAQQAGEQALEVPPPLEVPPLSGVKVLFLGNPVEARESVESFLRSAGAEVQVVASLAEALAALARHRPDVLVSDVLLPGEDGFALMRNHEVRGRIPALALCGDTRTEAQSRILEEGFQMHLCKPVASGELTAAVSALLGRARAGAQEV; this is translated from the coding sequence ATGAGCGAAGAGCCACCCGTCGCCAGCATTCTCTTGGTCGATGACCACCTTCAAAACCTGGTGGTGCTGGGCGCCGCGCTGGAGCCCCTGGGCCAGAGGCTGGTGAAGGCCACGTCCGGCCGCGAGGCGCTGCGGCGGCTCGAGGAAGAGGACTTCGCCGTCATCCTGCTGGATGTGCGGATGCCGGACCTGGATGGCTACCAGACCGCACATCTCATCAAGGCCCAGGAGCGCACGCGCCACATTCCCCTGCTGTTCCTCACCGCGTTGCAGCGCGAGGACCAGCACCTGCTGCGGGGCTATGCGCAAGGGGCGGTGGACTACCTGCTCAAGCCTTTCGAGCCCGAGGTGCTGCGGGCCAAGGTGGCCGTCTTCGTGGACCTGCACCGGCGCAACGAGGCGCTGAAGCTGCGCGAGGTGCGGCTCCGGGAGCAGGAGCGCGAGGCGCTGCTGCGCCAGGGCGAGGCGCATGCGCGGGCGCTGCTCACCGCCATGCCGCAGGCGGTGTGGGCGGCGCGGCCCGATGGGACGCAGGCCTGGTGCAACGCGGCCTGGACGGCGCTGCTGGGCGGCAACGGCGCGGGGCCCGAGACCCACTCCTTGGTGGAGTCGGTGCATCCGGGCGAGCGCGAGGCGGTGCTCGCGGGCATCCGCGAGGCGCTGCGCTTCGGTAGGCCCTGGGATGGGCAGCACCGCATGGGGCGCCCGGAGTCGTACCGCTGGCACCACCTCAAGGTGACGCCGCTGCCCGCGAGCGCGGAGGCCTGGAGCGGTTTTCTCTGCACGGCGACGGACATCGACGATGAGCACCGCACGCAGCAGATCTCCCAGCTCCTGTCGCACGCCAGCGTGATGCTCTCCTCCTCGCTGGACTACCACGCCACGCTCGCGCGGCTGGCCCAGTTGGTGGTGCCCCGCTTCGCCGATTGGTGCACGGTGGATGTGTTCGACCGAGGCGCGTCCCTGGCGGGGCTCACCCGCGTGGCGGTGGCGCACGCGGAGCCTGGCAAGGCCGAGCGGGTGCTGGAGTTGCACCAGCGCTACCCGGCCCGCGAGGATGACCTCTCGGGCGTGGCGCGCGTGCTGCTCACGGGCCAGCCGGAGCTGCTGTCCGAGCTGCCCGAGCCGATGCTGCGCCGCATGGCCACGGACGAGGCGCACCTGGAGCTGCTCCGGGAGGTGGGGCACCAGTCCCGCATCTGCGTGCCCATCCGTGCGCGCGAGCGCAACTTCGGCGCGCTCACCTTCGGCATCAGCGGGGCGCGCCATCGTTATGACCGGCGGGACGTGGCGCTGGCCGAGGAGCTGGGCCGGCGCGCCGCGATGGCCATGGACAACGCGCTGCTCTACCGCGACGCCCAGCGCGCCCAGCAGGAGGCCCAGGAGGCCAACCGCCTCAAGGACGAGTTCCTCGCCACGCTCTCGCACGAGCTGCGCACGCCGCTGACGTCCATCCTGGGCTGGACGCAGATGCTGCTGCGGCGCGATGACCTGGACGAGGCGGGGCGGCGGCGCGGCATGGAGACCATCGAGCGCAATGCGCGCTTGCAGCGCCAGCTCGTGGAGGACTTGCTGGATGTGTCGCGCATCGCCGCAGGCAAGTTGACGCTGGATTTGCGCGAGGTGCCGCTGCGGGAGGTGGTGGAAGCCGCGCTGGAGAGCGTGCGTCCAACGGCGGAGGCGCGCGGGGTGGTGCTCCAGGCGGAGCCGGGCGAAGTCTCCGAGAGCGTGCTGGCGGACCCCACGCGCCTTCAGCAAGTGCTGTGGAACCTGCTCACCAATGCCCTCAAGTTCACCGACCGGGGCGGGCGCGTGCGGCTGGAGGCGCGCCGCGACGGCGCGTTCGTGGCGCTCACGGTGAGCGACACCGGCAAGGGCATCGAGCCCGGCTTCCTGCCGCACGTCTTCGAGCGCTTCCGGCAGGGCAACACCGGGCGCGGCCATGGGGGGCTGGGGCTGGGGTTGGCCATCGTGCGCACCATGGTGGAGCTGCATGGCGGCACGGTGGAGGTGCGCAGCGATGGGCCGGGCACGGGCGCCACCTTCACGGTGCTGCTGCCACTGCATGCCGGCCTGGATGCCCAGCAGGCAGGAGAGCAGGCCTTGGAAGTCCCCCCGCCGTTGGAAGTCCCCCCGCTGAGCGGGGTGAAGGTGCTCTTCCTGGGCAATCCGGTCGAGGCCCGGGAGTCCGTGGAGAGCTTCCTGCGCAGCGCGGGCGCCGAGGTGCAGGTGGTGGCCTCGCTGGCCGAGGCGCTGGCGGCGCTCGCGCGGCACCGTCCCGACGTGCTGGTGAGCGACGTTCTGTTGCCAGGAGAAGACGGCTTCGCGCTGATGCGCAACCACGAGGTGCGTGGCCGCATCCCCGCCCTGGCGCTGTGTGGCGACACGCGCACGGAGGCGCAGAGCCGCATCCTGGAGGAGGGCTTCCAGATGCACCTGTGCAAGCCGGTGGCCTCCGGCGAGCTGACGGCGGCCGTCTCCGCGTTGTTGGGCCGGGCCCGAGCGGGCGCGCAGGAGGTGTAA
- a CDS encoding response regulator yields MSLMSREKVPILVVDDQPEGVMALEATLAPLGHPIVVARSGREALRHLLNQDFAVVLLDVVMPEMDGFETAQLIREREKSRHTPIVFLTALSQGEVPEFRAYAVGAVDYLLKPFEPDILRSKVSIFVDLFRKTELVRRQAEALRDALQREHERERAELHQRLEAERLRGREEALRKELEAGRHHQRWLEALLSELPTPLALLEPGTGRTLFANRAAQGLAEGCLVYEEARRLRPDIVLTGGDRLPLPEESLPAARAVRGEVLAGVRVEWRLGEQQGAALAYSSRLPPMHGRPETALLALFDVATLTK; encoded by the coding sequence ATGAGTTTGATGTCCCGAGAGAAGGTTCCCATCCTGGTGGTGGATGATCAGCCCGAGGGGGTGATGGCGCTGGAGGCCACCCTGGCTCCCCTGGGCCATCCGATCGTCGTGGCCCGGAGCGGGCGCGAGGCGCTGCGCCACCTGCTGAACCAGGATTTCGCCGTCGTCCTCTTGGATGTGGTGATGCCGGAGATGGATGGCTTCGAGACGGCGCAGCTCATCCGCGAGCGCGAGAAGAGCCGCCACACCCCCATCGTCTTTCTCACCGCCCTGTCCCAGGGCGAGGTGCCCGAGTTTCGCGCCTACGCCGTGGGCGCGGTGGACTACCTCCTCAAGCCCTTTGAGCCGGACATCCTGCGCTCCAAGGTGAGCATCTTCGTGGACTTGTTCCGCAAGACGGAGTTGGTGCGCAGGCAGGCCGAGGCGCTGCGCGACGCGCTGCAGCGGGAGCACGAGCGCGAGCGGGCCGAGCTGCACCAGCGCCTGGAGGCCGAGCGGCTCCGGGGGCGCGAGGAGGCGCTGCGCAAGGAGCTCGAGGCCGGACGCCACCACCAGCGGTGGCTGGAGGCGCTGCTCTCGGAGCTGCCCACGCCCCTGGCGCTGTTGGAGCCGGGCACCGGGCGTACCTTGTTCGCCAACCGCGCCGCCCAGGGGCTCGCCGAGGGGTGCCTCGTCTACGAGGAGGCCCGGCGGCTGCGCCCGGACATCGTGCTCACCGGCGGAGATCGGCTCCCCCTCCCCGAGGAGTCTCTGCCGGCCGCCCGGGCCGTCCGGGGCGAGGTGCTCGCCGGGGTCCGCGTGGAATGGCGGCTGGGCGAGCAGCAGGGCGCTGCCCTGGCCTACTCCTCCCGCCTGCCGCCCATGCACGGACGGCCCGAGACGGCGCTCCTGGCCTTGTTCGATGTGGCCACCCTCACCAAATGA